The proteins below come from a single Pseudochaenichthys georgianus chromosome 14, fPseGeo1.2, whole genome shotgun sequence genomic window:
- the grm5a gene encoding glutamate receptor, metabotropic 5a, with protein sequence MAGGAGRNPGMGNKLGLYVRLLAVTVILGADPGWLGLKERVGVNAQNTERRVLTHIPGDIIIGALFSVHHQPPADKVHERKCGAVREQYGIQRVEAMMHTLDRINADPTILPNITLGCEIRDSCWHSAVALEQSIEFIRDTLVSNEEEESQGRCTAEAGSMLLQAKKPIVGMIGPGSSSVAIQVQNLLQLFNIPQIAYSATSMDLSDKSLFKYFMRVVPSDMQQAKAMVDIVKKYNWSYVSAIHTEGNYGESGMEAFKDMAAKEGICIAHSDKIYSNAGEQGFDKLLQKLRAHLPKARVVACFCEGMTVRGILMAMRRQRLVGEFLLIGSDGWADRSDVTDGYQREAAGGITIKLKSAYVTWFDDYYLNLKPDANLRNPWFPEFWQHRFQCRLRGHPLESLTYNRTCTWRESLRHQYVQDTKMGFVINAIYSMAHGLHEMQQSLCPGYKGLCENMRPIDGRKLLEFLMRTNFTGVSGETIYFDQNGDSPGRYEIMNFKETGEDEFSYIHVGSWDQGGLKMNDEEIWSNTSEIIQSVCSEPCQKAQIKVIRKGEVSCCWTCTPCKENEFVFDEYTCRACVLGFWPTDDLTGCEPIQVQYVRWGDPEPIAAVVFSCLGLLATLFVTSVFIKFWDTPVVKSSSRELCYIILAGICLGYLCTFSLIAKPHIIYCYLQRLGIGLSPAMSYSALVTKTNRIARILAGSKKKICTKKPRFMSACAQLVIAFVLILLQLGIIVALLIIEPPQVIYDYPSISEVHLICNLTTLGVVAPLGYNGLLILSCTFYAFKTRNVPANFNEAKYIAFTMYTTCIIWLAFVPIYFGSNYKIITMCFSVSLSATVALCCMFVPKVYIMLAKPEKNVRSAFTTSTVVRMHVGDAKKVTKTGKSTSSMANLFRRRGSAQDISSNGKSVTWAQNERSYRPNIWKRMSFHVKKKEAVEVNQTAIIKPFSKGEDAPADTVVKEQYGDQHVPPPFTCSPSQSPRGFQGGVTGEDGGALPTYIPENGAGVRRRGGDNSQDVCMLDGGDISVIGVGDIGTGMIGGQAQGTCIMDQISCVVNRFTANISELNTMMLPGEVTASPTSTPAVPTDADASPCPPQYQTSRSIEAPSTVTTYAEVAAVSNLCESRPAGKFYEHLAGTCSRRAKDMEELVALTPPSPFRDSSLSSSGSSTPSLSPASEAEYDQLLLRHYSQSSSSL encoded by the exons ATGGCTGGAGGAGCAGGGCGAAACCCAGGGATGGGAAATAAATTAGGGTTATATGTTAGGCTGTTGGCAGTGACTGTGATTCTGGGAGCTGATCCGGGCTGGCTGGGCCTCAAAGAGCGGGTTGGGGTCAATGCCCAAAACACTGAGAGAAGGGTGTTGACACATATCCCTGGTGACATCATTATAGGAGCTCTGTTCTCCGTGCATCACCAACCACCTGCAGACAAG GTCCATGAGCGAAAGTGTGGTGCGGTGCGTGAGCAGTATGGGATCCAGAGAGTGGAGGCCATGATGCACACTCTGGATCGAATCAACGCAGACCCCACTATCCTCCCCAATATCACCCTGGGATGCGAGATCAG GGACTCATGCTGGCACTCTGCGGTGGCGCTGGAGCAGAGTATTGAGTTTATTCGGGACACACTAGTGTCTAACGAAGAGGAGGAGAGCCAAGGCAGGTGCACTGCAGAGGCAGGGAGCATGTTGCTGCAGGCAAAGAAGCCCATTGTGGGAATGATTGGACCAGGATCCAGCTCTGTGGCCATCCAGGTGCAAAATCTCCTTCAGCTCTTCAACATCCCACAGATCGCTTATTCAGCCACCAGCATGGACCTCAGTGACAAA AGCCTGTTCAAGTATTTCATGAGGGTGGTGCCATCCGATATGCAACAGGCCAAAGCCATGGTAGACATTGTGAAGAAATACAACTGGAGCTACGTGTCCGCAATACACACAGAAG GTAATTATGGTGAGAGTGGTATGGAAGCATTTAAAGACATGGCAGCTAAAGAGGGGATCTGCATCGCCCACTCCGATAAGATTTACAGCAACGCAGGCGAACAGGGCTTTGATAAGCTTTTACAGAAACTACGAGCCCATCTGCCCAAAGCCAGGGTGGTGGCCTGTTTCTGCGAGGGCATGACGGTCCGAGGAATACTGATGGCCATGAGACGGCAGCGTCTTGTGGGGGAGTTCCTGCTGATTGGAAG TGACGGCTGGGCAGACCGGTCGGATGTTACCGATGGCTACCAGAGGGAGGCAGCTGGTGGTATCACTATAAAGTTAAAGTCGGCATACGTGACCTGGTTTGACGATTATTACCTGAACCTGAAGCCGGACGCTAACCTGAGGAACCCCTGGTTCCCCGAGTTCTGGCAGCATCGCTTCCAGTGTCGGCTGCGGGGCCATCCGCTGGAGAGCCTCACGTACAACCGCACATGCACCT GGAGAGAGTCTCTGCGCCATCAGTATGTCCAAGACACCAAGATGGGTTTTGTCATTAATGCCATATATTCCATGGCTCACGGCCTGCACGAAATGCAGCAATCCCTCTGTCCAGGATATAAG GGTTTATGTGAGAACATGCGGCCGATCGATGGCCGCAAGCTGCTTGAGTTCCTGATGAGAACAAACTTTACTGGTGTGTCTGGGGAGACCATCTACTTTGACCAGAATGGAGACTCACCTGGCAG GTATGAAATAATGAACTTCAAGGAGACAGGGGAGGATGAGTTCTCTTATATCCATGTGGGAAGCTGGGATCAGGGTGGCCTGAAGATGAACGATGAGGAAATCTGGAGTAACACCAGTGAAATCATCCAGTCGGTGTGCTCTGAGCCCTGCCAGAAGGCACAGATCAAG GTGATCCGCAAAGGAGAGGTGAGCTGCTGTTGGACCTGCACTCCCTGCAAAGAGAACGAGTTTGTGTTTGATGAGTACACTTGTCGAGCCTGCGTCCTTGGCTTCTGGCCAACAGATGATCTCACAG GTTGTGAGCCGATCCAAGTGCAGTATGTGCGTTGGGGGGATCCAGAGCCCATCGCTGCGGTGGTCTTCTCCTGCCTGGGCCTCTTGGCTACACTTTTTGTTACTTCGGTCTTCATCAA GTTTTGGGACACTCCGGTGGTGAAGTCATCCAGTCGTGAGCTCTGCTACATCATCCTGGCTGGGATATGCCTGGGCTACCTCTGCACCTTCAGCCTCATCGCCAAGCCCCACATCATCTACTGCTACCTCCAGCGGCTGGGCATCGGCCTGTCCCCCGCCATGAGCTACTCTGCACTCGTCACCAAG ACCAACCGTATAGCGCGGATCCTGGCAGGCAGCAAGAAGAAGATCTGCACCAAGAAACCTCGCTTTATGTCCGCCTGCGCACAATTGGTCATCGCCTTCGTACTCATACTGCTGCAGCTTGGGATTATTGTGGCGCTGCTGATCATAGAGCCACCACAG GTGATCTATGACTACCCGAGCATCAGTGAGGTGCATTTGATCTGCAATCTGACCACTCTGGGGGTGGTGGCGCCGCTGGGCTACAACGGCCTGCTTATCCTGAGCTGCACCTTCTACGCCTTCAAG ACCCGTAATGTTCCAGCTAATTTCAATGAGGCCAAGTATATTGCCTTTACCATGTACACCACCTGTATCATCTGGCTGGCCTTTGTTCCAATTTACTTCGGCTCCAACTACAAGATCATAACCATGTGCTTCAGTGTCAGCCTCAGTGCCACGGTGGCTCTGTGCTGCATGTTTGTGCCAAAG GTATACATCATGCTGGCCAAACCTGAGAAAAATGTCCGGAGTGCTTTCACAACATCCACAGTGGTGCGCATGCATGTCGGCGATGCCAAGAAAGTTACAAAGACCGGTAAATCCACGAGCAGCATGGCCAACTTGTTTCGACGCCGTGGCTCTGCGCAGGACATCAG TTCCAATGGAAAATCTGTAACATGGGCGCAGAATGAACGCAGCTACAGACCGAACATATGGAAGAGGATGTCATTTCATGTGAAGAAAAAAGAGGCAGTGGAGGTAAACCAGACGGCCATCATCAAGCCGTTCTCTAAAGGAGAAGACGCTCCTGCGGACACCGTGGTCAAAGAGCAGTATGGCGACCAACATGTGCCTCCACCCTTCACCTGCTCCCCCTCCCAGTCGCCAAGGGGTTTCCAGGGAGGAGTTACGGGGGAGGACGGGGGAGCCTTACCCACCTACATACCTGAGAACGGAGCAGGGGTcagaagaagaggaggggacaacAGCCAGGATGTTTGTATGTTGGACGGGGGGGACATTAGCGTGATCGGCGTAGGGGACATCGGCACAGGGATGATTGGAGGCCAAGCTCAAGGCACTTGTATCATGGaccaaatcagctgtgtggttaACCGTTTCACTGCCAACATCAGCGAGCTGAACACCATGATGCTGCCGGGGGAGGTCACCGCTAGCCCCACGTCTACCCCTGCTGTTCCTACAGATGCAGATGCCTCCCCCTGCCCACCTCAGTACCAAACATCCAGGAGCATAGAGGCCCCCTCCACTGTCACCACATATGCAGAGGTTGCAGCCGTCTCCAATTTGTGCGAGAGTCGACCAGCAGGGAAGTTTTATGAGCACCTGGCTGGGACTTGTAGCAGGCGAGCCAAGGATATGGAGGAGCTGGTGGCTCTGACGCCCCCCTCCCCGTTTAGAGACTCATCTCTGAGCTCCAGCGGCAGCTCCACCCCCTCGCTGTCCCCCGCCTCAGAGGCTGAGTACGACCAGCTGCTGCTGAGACACTACAGCCAGAGCTCCTCCTCCCTCTAA